The following are encoded together in the Drosophila sechellia strain sech25 chromosome 3R, ASM438219v1, whole genome shotgun sequence genome:
- the LOC6612928 gene encoding uncharacterized protein LOC6612928 yields the protein MIGNLLTLGCLLAQVIPRIRGQYAAVNCSDSRMELTSCGRFSPNGCCAKGCVRNVRGRCVQEQCTASWSGWLQRPVTMSCYFHWFLLIFAGLITALMLGLVACNAACEIRRYFRQRRVQRFSRFRDLSGVSIGSTQC from the coding sequence ATGATAGGCAATCTGTTGACCCTGGGCTGCCTTCTGGCCCAAGTTATCCCTCGGATTCGGGGGCAGTATGCGGCGGTGAACTGCTCGGATTCCCGGATGGAACTGACATCCTGTGGCCGCTTCAGTCCGAACGGGTGCTGTGCCAAGGGATGTGTGAGGAATGTGCGCGGAAGATGCGTCCAGGAGCAGTGCACCGCATCCTGGAGCGGCTGGCTCCAGAGGCCAGTGACCATGAGCTGCTACTTCCACTGGTTCCTGCTGATCTTTGCCGGGCTCATCACGGCCCTCATGCTGGGCCTGGTGGCCTGCAACGCGGCCTGTGAAATAAGGCGCTACTTTCGACAGCGGAGAGTCCAGCGGTTCAGTCGCTTCAGGGACCTGAGCGGAGTCTCCATTGGATCCACTCAGTGCTAG
- the LOC6612929 gene encoding uncharacterized protein LOC6612929 produces the protein MSHKIAVKWFPIFLVQEVLAAQQPAISRSRSFSLESIPTNVLIISSVVLITCTWIGCAYFMANHHQKAVQYLQSQLDELWLLQAKPSVWPHAPFIPSAREQNPSEYIPPRDPEEQEKEARERAEKAMAFLETFNKHKDKE, from the coding sequence ATGTCCCACAAGATCGCCGTAAAGTGGTTCCCTATTTTCCTCGTGCAGGAGGTACTGGCAGCTCAACAGCCAGCGATATCCAGATCCAGGAGCTTTTCACTGGAATCCATCCCCACAAATGTGCTGATCATCTCCAGCGTAGTCCTGATCACTTGTACTTGGATTGGCTGCGCCTACTTCATGGCCAATCACCATCAGAAGGCGGTCCAGTATCTCCAGAGCCAACTTGACGAACTGTGGCTGCTGCAGGCCAAGCCCTCCGTTTGGCCACATGCTCCCTTCATCCCAAGTGCCCGGGAGCAGAATCCGTCGGAGTATATTCCGCCTAGGGATCCAGAGGAGCAGGAAAAGGAGGCGCGGGAGAGGGCTGAAAAAGCCATGGCATTTTTGGAGACCTTTAACAAACATAAAGATAAAGAGTGA